A single genomic interval of Mycolicibacterium holsaticum DSM 44478 = JCM 12374 harbors:
- the cydD gene encoding thiol reductant ABC exporter subunit CydD — protein MRRYLIMSVACGLVVAAATIASAVVLARIVAGIITDPASRSLAHWAGSLAILVSLWLIRTVAQWAQGRLSQAGATAVIADLSDQVLRTVTALSPRRLAAERDSAAAVITRGLDGLRPFLTAYLPAVFLAAILTPAAVLTIAVYDWPSAVIVLIALPLIPIFMVLIGLLTKDRSAAALAAMTTLQSRLLDLVAGIPTLRALGRVGGSAQRIAELGAAHRRSAMATLRMAFLSALVLELLATLGVALVAVGIGLRLVFGEMTLTAGLTALLLAPEVFWPLRRVGVEFHAAQDGKTAADKAFRLLDTLVQRPAGTRTVDADGAVIHLDALDADVEPGRVTVLTGPNGAGKSTMLETILGLHPGRVLVDGVEVTDLDPQHWWRQVAWLPHRPVLIPGSVRENLELFGPLRDMQTACQQAGFDQVLATLPDGLDTMLGRGGVGLSLGQRQRLGLARTLGSPAPVLLLDEPTSHLDAGMEAQALAAITARARAGATVLVVGHRDAVRAIGDRVLHMGSLVDA, from the coding sequence ATGCGGCGTTACCTGATCATGTCGGTGGCCTGCGGGCTCGTCGTCGCCGCCGCGACCATCGCATCAGCAGTGGTGCTCGCGCGCATCGTCGCCGGGATCATCACCGACCCTGCCTCGCGCAGCCTGGCGCACTGGGCCGGATCGCTGGCGATCCTGGTGTCGCTGTGGCTGATTCGCACCGTCGCGCAGTGGGCGCAGGGCCGCCTGTCCCAAGCCGGCGCGACCGCGGTGATCGCCGACCTCTCTGATCAGGTGCTTCGCACCGTCACCGCGTTGTCGCCGCGTCGGCTTGCCGCCGAACGGGATTCGGCGGCCGCGGTGATCACCCGCGGCCTCGACGGCCTGCGACCGTTTCTCACCGCCTACCTGCCCGCGGTGTTCCTGGCCGCCATCCTCACCCCCGCGGCCGTGCTGACGATCGCCGTCTATGACTGGCCGTCCGCCGTCATCGTGCTGATCGCGCTGCCGCTCATCCCGATCTTCATGGTGCTGATCGGCCTGCTGACCAAGGACCGCTCGGCGGCGGCGCTGGCCGCGATGACCACACTGCAATCGCGGCTGTTGGATCTGGTCGCCGGGATCCCGACCCTGCGCGCGCTCGGCCGGGTCGGCGGCTCTGCACAGCGCATCGCCGAACTCGGTGCCGCACATCGACGTTCGGCCATGGCCACGCTGCGGATGGCGTTTCTGTCAGCGCTCGTGCTGGAGTTGTTGGCCACGCTGGGGGTGGCGCTGGTCGCGGTCGGCATCGGGCTGCGCCTGGTGTTCGGCGAGATGACCCTGACGGCCGGGCTGACCGCGCTGCTGCTCGCCCCGGAGGTGTTCTGGCCGCTGCGCCGCGTCGGCGTGGAGTTTCACGCCGCCCAGGACGGTAAGACCGCCGCCGACAAGGCGTTTCGCCTACTCGACACGCTGGTGCAGCGACCCGCGGGCACCCGGACCGTCGACGCGGACGGCGCCGTCATCCACCTCGACGCGCTCGATGCTGACGTCGAACCCGGCCGGGTCACCGTGCTGACGGGCCCCAACGGCGCAGGCAAGAGCACCATGCTCGAGACGATCCTCGGGCTGCATCCGGGGCGCGTCCTCGTCGACGGTGTCGAAGTCACCGACCTGGATCCGCAGCACTGGTGGCGGCAGGTCGCGTGGTTGCCGCACCGGCCGGTGCTCATACCCGGCAGCGTCCGCGAGAACCTGGAGCTGTTCGGGCCGCTGCGCGACATGCAGACCGCCTGCCAGCAGGCCGGATTCGACCAGGTGCTCGCCACACTGCCCGACGGGTTGGACACCATGCTCGGCCGCGGCGGTGTCGGGCTGTCGTTGGGTCAACGGCAGCGGCTCGGGCTGGCCCGGACGCTGGGGTCGCCCGCGCCGGTGCTGCTGCTCGACGAGCCGACGTCGCACCTCGACGCCGGCATGGAAGCCCAGGCGCTCGCCGCGATCACCGCGCGGGCCCGAGCGGGCGCCACCGTGCTGGTGGTGGGCCACCGGGACGCTGTGCGCGCGATCGGCGACCGGGTACTGCACATGGGAAGCCTGGTCGATGCTTGA